In Capsicum annuum cultivar UCD-10X-F1 chromosome 11, UCD10Xv1.1, whole genome shotgun sequence, one genomic interval encodes:
- the LOC107847995 gene encoding F-box/kelch-repeat protein SKIP11: MSEERSCVVVTRDCQTESNGTVCMSYRLDSIEVQNGKRPLEYDQEGENVQRKLQKQSDGSNLVGVTLSLGSSSASPPEQTDKRDHAGDNSDRNTLFPALDRDSSINSLIRCSRSDYGAIASLNHNFRSLIRSSELYRARRRNGVVEHWVYFSCQPLEWEAFDPARLRWMRLPRMTPNDCFVLSDKESLGVGTELLVCGKDVLAHVIYRYSLLTNTWSTGMQMNAPRCLFGKSSLGEIAIFAGGCDSQGKILSSAELYNSETGTWTTLRSMTKPRKMCSGVFMDGKFYVIGGIGGADAKLLTCAEEYDLATGTWTEIPNMSPVQPNLENDIPDTSAAPPLLAVVDNQLYSADYAEMAVRKYDKHNKAWVTIGGLPEGVSSIHGWGLAFRACGDSLIVVGGPRVMGRGFIEVHSWAPREGPPEWNLLGQKQSGSFVYNCSVMGC, from the coding sequence ATGTCAGAAGAACGGTCCTGTGTGGTGGTTACAAGGGATTGTCAGACAGAAAGTAACGGGACGGTTTGCATGAGTTATCGACTTGATAGTATTGAAGTCCAGAATGGCAAAAGGCCATTGGAATATGACCAGGAGGGTGAAAATGTGCAACGCAAGTTGCAAAAGCAGTCCGACGGTTCCAACCTAGTGGGAGTGACTCTATCCTTGGGAAGTTCTTCAGCATCCCCTCCTGAGCAAACTGACAAACGGGATCATGCTGGGGATAATTCTGACAGGAACACACTTTTTCCTGCCCTTGACCGTGACAGCTCCATCAATTCTCTCATTCGTTGCTCGAGGTCAGATTATGGCGCCATAGCATCTTTGAACCACAACTTCCGCTCATTAATTAGGAGCAGTGAACTTTATAGAGCGCGGCGACGAAATGGTGTGGTGGAGCATTGGGTGTATTTCTCCTGCCAGCCACTGGAGTGGGAAGCTTTTGACCCTGCTAGGCTCCGCTGGATGCGTCTGCCGAGAATGACTCCCAATGATTGTTTTGTGTTGTCCGACAAGGAATCATTGGGGGTTGGTACTGAGCTTCTCGTTTGTGGCAAGGATGTGTTGGCCCATGTCATTTATCGGTACAGTTTACTGACAAATACGTGGTCAACTGGGATGCAAATGAATGCGCCACGATGTTTGTTTGGTAAATCAAGCCTTGGGGAAATCGCCATTTTTGCTGGCGGTTGTGACTCACAAGGTAAAATCCTTAGCTCCGCTGAACTTTACAATTCGGAGACAGGCACGTGGACGACTTTGCGAAGCATGACTAAGCCACGTAAGATGTGTTCTGGTGTATTCATGGATGGAAAGTTTTACGTGATAGGAGGCATTGGAGGAGCCGACGCAAAGCTATTGACATGCGCTGAAGAGTATGATCTGGCAACAGGAACGTGGACTGAAATTCCGAACATGTCTCCTGTGCAACCTAACCTTGAGAACGACATACCAGATACATCTGCAGCGCCTCCATTACTAGCCGTTGTGGATAATCAATTGTACTCTGCTGACTATGCTGAAATGGCTGTTAGGAAGTATGACAAGCATAACAAAGCATGGGTTACCATTGGTGGACTGCCTGAAGGAGTATCTTCCATTCATGGTTGGGGATTGGCTTTTCGGGCATGTGGTGATAGTCTAATTGTAGTTGGAGGGCCTAGGGTTATGGGTCGAGGATTTATTGAGGTGCATTCGTGGGCACCGAGGGAAGGACCTCCAGAATGGAACTTGCTCGGCCAAAAGCAATCAGGTAGCTTTGTGTATAACTGTTCTGTCATGGGATGCTGA